CATTATTTTTCCGCTTGCCCGCAGTGCCTTTAGTAAAACGTTTTAGCAACCTGTGATAAAAAAAAACCTGCATATATCTATTCACAATTCAATTTCACAGACAAGTTTTTGCTCAGCGTAAATAATGGTTTCAAACTTAGGGATTATTATGAGAAGTGCAAAAAAGATTTAACAATTTTTTTATAATTGGTTAATATCTTATTAAAGGTGAGAAGAAAATATGTAGAAAGAATAAAAAACTACCAGGATTAAAGGATGATAGGATTTAAAGGATGGGTGTTTTGTTGTTTTATTTTTTTAAAAGTGTTTATTTTTTTGAAAAAAAATAGGAATAATTTCTGTCTATACAACAGAATTTATTCCTATAAAAAAATTTAATCAAACAACAAAACACCCATCCTTTAAATCCTATCATCCTTTAATCCTGGTCACTTTTAATCCTGGTCATGGTTGATGGCATCCACCGCTCCTACCATTGCTTTTTCATCAAAGCTGCTATCATAAGTATCCAGGAACTTTTTTGCAGTTGCCAGGGCCTTGGGATCCTTTCCCAGTGAGGCTAAGAAAGATTTTTTCTTCATAGTTACTTTTACCGGAACACCATCTTTCAGGAGATAATAATTGGCTTCTCTTTTATATTCATCATATTTCTTACCGGTTTGTACCATTCCTTTGTCTTCGAAGTTGGATCGTTCCAGTTTCACTTTAATATCCTTCACCAGCCAGTATTTTCCAGCAGACAACCGCTGCATAAATTTGGAAACACCATCCGCCTTTACACTGACGAAAGACTGTTCCATATCATCTTTACGAAGATGAAAAGCCTGGATATCATTTGTTTCAGGCGCAAATGCTTTTGAATCACCCGCCTTAATGATCAGCATATTTTTTTCCAGATCAAGATTTCCCTCATACACCACCGAATACTTTACGGCTTTATTCTCCATAGAATCCAGCCAAAGATGCCCCCAATCCGGATATAAGTAAGGACTGCCGACCGTATTTTCCACCGGTCTGAAACTGGTTGCCACAAAATAAGATTTCAGTCCGCTGAAATTATCCAGGATATTGGATGTGTGGATTGTTTGGGACAGGCCCGTAGAATCCTGCGCCTTCAGGCAATTGATAGTTATCAGCAGGGCGCCGATAAAAAGGGTTACTTTTCTCATAAGTATATCTTTATAATACGAATTTAATGGAAAATCCCCGAACAAAATGGTACCTCCGCTGCAATAGGTCCCGGAGGGAACAACTGTAGCGGAGATACCATTATATTGAAGATGACATTATATTAAAGTGTAGTAGATTCCCGCACAATCAGTGCAGGTTCCAGCACGATCTGTTGAGGGGAAGCAGAAGGGTGATTAAGTTCTTTCATGAGTACTTCCACTATATTCCGGCCTATTTCACCGATGGGCTGTGATACGCAGGTGATGGAAGGACTGTGGAGACGGAAAATATCGTGGTCATCAAAGCTCACGACGCCGATTTGTTTGCCGATCTGCCATCCCAGGGAACGGATGCTTTCGATACCGTAAATACCAAGGTAGTTGGTGGCGAAAAACACCGCATCAATGCCTTTGGTGGCGACCAGGAACTTTTTAATTTCAGCATTGAAGCTTTCCCGGTCCTGTTCAAAGGCCAGGCGTTTGACGAGGTTTTTACCTGCAGGAAGCTGATGATCTTTCAGCGCCTGGGTATAGCCATCCAGCCTGTCTTTCATCTGGATCTGGTCGGAAGCGATGGTGACGATGGCTATTTTTTTATAGCCCTGCTTCGCCAGGTGGCTGGTTACATTGTACGCGCCTTTATAGTTATCTACTACCACATAGTGGGAGCTGACGTGCGGAAAATAGCGGTCCATCAGTATGATGGGCTTGGCGGCTGTTTTCAGTAATTCAATTTCCTTGTCCAGGTTTTTGGTGGGTGTAATGATGTAACCATCTACCTGCCTGTATTTGAGTACTTCCAGTAAGCCTTTGGCCTTTTCCGTATTGTCTTCGGTGCTACCGTACAATACTTTATAGCCGTGTTTATCGGCTTCATCTTCCACTACTTTAGCCAGGCTGGCAAAGAAGTTATTGGCAATATCTTCTACAATTAACCCGATGGTTTTCGTTTTTCCGGTACGCAGCCCCCTCGCCAGCTGGTTAGGCTTGTACTTTAACCGGGTCGCAATTTTCTGTATTTTCTTGCTAACCTGCTCGCTGATCCT
The Chitinophaga sp. MM2321 DNA segment above includes these coding regions:
- a CDS encoding substrate-binding domain-containing protein; translation: MKGISIKDIAKQAGVSPTTVSFVLNGKAKEKRISEQVSKKIQKIATRLKYKPNQLARGLRTGKTKTIGLIVEDIANNFFASLAKVVEDEADKHGYKVLYGSTEDNTEKAKGLLEVLKYRQVDGYIITPTKNLDKEIELLKTAAKPIILMDRYFPHVSSHYVVVDNYKGAYNVTSHLAKQGYKKIAIVTIASDQIQMKDRLDGYTQALKDHQLPAGKNLVKRLAFEQDRESFNAEIKKFLVATKGIDAVFFATNYLGIYGIESIRSLGWQIGKQIGVVSFDDHDIFRLHSPSITCVSQPIGEIGRNIVEVLMKELNHPSASPQQIVLEPALIVRESTTL